A genome region from Roseofilum reptotaenium CS-1145 includes the following:
- a CDS encoding non-ribosomal peptide synthetase produces the protein MNLVEFLQDLSLKGVKLWCAGDKLRTGGSQEVLTPDVIAQLKQYKTQIVQLLREQPNLLQVYPLSYGQRGLRFLWELAPQSYTYNLSFAVRIYSPVDLAILQQTFEGLRHRHPMLQSTFPKLAQDMVRQVHHNQSLDFLEIDASSWNEDELYANVLQTHRQPFDLETKPVMRIRWFSHSPQDSILLLTIHHIAWDGWSMSSIVKELPELYEAQQTGVEISLPSIDNSYQDYVSWQRDLLAGTEGERLWSYWQQKLGGDLPVLNLLTDKPRPPIQTYNGAAYPFNLPQELTENLKALAQEEGATLYMVLLAAFQILLSRYTSQEDILVGSPTFGRSKPEFVPIVGYFVDQVVMRGSLSGNPCFKDFLSQVRQTVIEALAHQDYPFSLLVQRLNVEQDSSRSPLFQAYFMLQNFQGAQTVQKLLSSRKKTVVNWGKWNVEPFALAQYESLFDLTLEMIEEDSSMMGFFKYNTDLFDEQTIVRMASHYQALLAGIVHHPEQNVGQLPLLPEAQQHLLLEQWNNTATEYPQDRCIHQLFEEQVKRTPDAVAVIFGDRRLTYQDLNERANQLAHYLQSLDVRAEVLVGLCIDRSIEMLVGLLGILKAGGAYVPIDPSYPQQRLAYMLEDSAVPVLLTTESLLELIPEHQAKMVCLDRDWPAIASYPEQNPTSAVAPENRAYVIYTSGSTGKPKGVQICHQSLVNFLVSMNHYLELTRVDTFNAITTISFDIAALELYLPLIVGASVVLVPREIAIDGNRLLPQLLESGATVMQATPATWKMLLMAGLANHKLDAKLLSGGEALPAQLADQLREIAKEVWNLYGPTETTIWSTIYKVGDRLKPTEESSVITPIGCPIGNTEIYILDSYHQPTPIGVPGELHIGGVGLARGYLNRPELTQEKFIPNPFEGLHIHNQSSRLYKTGDLARYLPDGTIDYLGRIDNQVKIRGFRIELGEIESTLTQHPEVQEAVVITDRDRLSDKPLIAYIVPNFQGQDPSSRDSINQAHRDRILQWQQLRNNIYQQTTIDGASNFNPLIWRDSYTGQPIPEQEMSQWLNYTIERILDFKPDRILEIGCGTGLLLFKIAPHTSNYCATDISDKAISYIEQHLETLEGNGSHVKLYNQPAHDFQSVEQESFDAVILNSVIQYFPSIEYLVEVLENAIKLVEPGGQIFIGDVRSLRLLETFHTDILLSQAADDLTLEDLWDRVQKKLKEEEELVIDPTFFQALQQHLPQISQVEIQLKRGRTHNEMTTFRYDVILHIEKDVLSSSSGPQLLNWQQEQLTLPSIEHILAQKQPEMLIVKNVPNARLQSPIKLKQLLTRKDQLIKVGELRKTLEKNTLETGIDPEDFWSLSDELDYRIYITWSDLETPDCYDVICWKKSSALIENRFPSIPREKCEPKSWTLYGNNPLQQNLSQQLVPKLRTFLEKLLPQYMVPSAFVLLESLPLTPNGKVDRKKFPSSKINNRSYTEYVVPKSEIEQQIAKVWQDVLQLEKVGIYDNFFEVGGNSLLLIQVSAILQEIFKTKLQVVDLLKYPTIYHLSQYIKGESISDYDSKKARNIRNTNLKEGKNMMKQRLERRQEHRSRPQSKD, from the coding sequence ATGAACTTAGTGGAGTTTTTACAAGATCTATCTCTCAAAGGGGTCAAGTTATGGTGTGCTGGTGACAAACTGCGTACTGGAGGTTCCCAAGAGGTATTAACCCCTGATGTTATTGCTCAACTGAAGCAGTACAAAACTCAAATTGTGCAGTTATTGCGGGAACAGCCCAATTTATTGCAGGTCTATCCTCTATCTTACGGTCAAAGAGGTCTCAGATTTTTATGGGAACTTGCCCCACAAAGCTATACTTACAATTTGTCATTTGCGGTTCGTATTTATTCTCCGGTAGATCTGGCTATTTTGCAGCAAACTTTTGAGGGATTAAGACACCGCCATCCCATGCTGCAAAGTACGTTCCCCAAATTGGCTCAAGACATGGTTCGACAAGTCCATCACAATCAATCCTTAGATTTCTTGGAGATTGATGCTTCGAGTTGGAATGAGGATGAGTTGTATGCAAACGTTCTTCAAACTCATCGTCAACCCTTCGATCTGGAGACCAAACCCGTCATGCGAATCAGGTGGTTTAGCCACTCGCCACAAGACTCTATCCTGTTGTTGACCATACATCATATTGCTTGGGATGGTTGGTCAATGAGTTCTATTGTCAAAGAGCTACCAGAACTGTACGAAGCTCAACAGACAGGTGTTGAAATATCTCTGCCTTCAATAGATAACTCTTACCAAGATTATGTGAGTTGGCAAAGGGATTTATTAGCTGGAACTGAAGGAGAGCGCCTCTGGAGTTATTGGCAACAAAAACTGGGAGGGGATTTGCCGGTCTTGAATTTACTGACCGATAAACCGCGACCTCCCATACAAACCTATAACGGTGCTGCTTATCCTTTCAATTTGCCTCAAGAACTGACTGAAAACCTGAAAGCACTCGCTCAGGAGGAAGGGGCGACTCTTTATATGGTTCTCTTGGCCGCTTTTCAAATTCTTCTATCTCGTTACACCAGTCAAGAAGATATTTTGGTCGGCTCTCCTACTTTTGGTCGGTCTAAACCTGAGTTTGTACCGATTGTTGGGTACTTTGTCGATCAAGTTGTGATGAGGGGAAGTCTTTCCGGAAATCCTTGTTTCAAAGACTTCCTGTCTCAGGTGCGCCAAACGGTTATTGAGGCCTTAGCTCATCAAGATTATCCTTTTTCTTTGTTAGTCCAGCGATTAAATGTAGAGCAAGATTCGAGTCGCTCCCCTCTTTTTCAAGCTTACTTTATGCTGCAAAATTTTCAAGGCGCTCAAACGGTACAAAAGCTGTTATCTAGCCGAAAGAAAACTGTAGTCAATTGGGGAAAATGGAACGTGGAGCCGTTTGCATTGGCTCAGTATGAAAGTCTGTTTGATTTGACTTTAGAAATGATTGAGGAAGATTCATCTATGATGGGATTCTTCAAATACAATACAGATCTATTTGATGAGCAAACGATTGTGAGGATGGCTAGCCATTATCAGGCGTTGTTAGCTGGAATTGTTCATCATCCCGAGCAAAATGTGGGGCAACTGCCTTTGTTGCCGGAGGCACAACAGCACCTGTTACTTGAGCAATGGAATAACACGGCTACGGAATATCCACAGGATCGCTGTATTCATCAGTTGTTTGAAGAGCAGGTTAAGCGCACTCCGGATGCTGTGGCAGTGATTTTTGGCGATCGCCGGTTGACTTATCAAGATTTGAATGAACGCGCTAATCAGTTAGCCCATTATCTGCAAAGTTTGGACGTAAGAGCAGAAGTCCTAGTCGGTTTATGTATCGATCGCTCTATAGAAATGTTAGTGGGACTTTTGGGGATACTGAAGGCTGGAGGCGCTTATGTCCCAATCGATCCGAGTTATCCGCAGCAACGGTTAGCTTATATGTTAGAAGATTCTGCTGTGCCGGTTTTGCTAACCACTGAGTCATTGTTAGAGCTTATACCAGAACATCAGGCTAAAATGGTCTGTTTGGATAGGGATTGGCCGGCGATCGCATCATATCCTGAGCAAAATCCCACCAGCGCAGTGGCTCCAGAGAATCGAGCTTATGTTATTTATACTTCTGGCTCGACAGGTAAACCTAAAGGAGTTCAAATCTGTCATCAGTCTCTCGTCAATTTCCTCGTATCCATGAACCATTATCTGGAATTGACAAGAGTCGATACGTTTAACGCCATTACAACCATCTCATTTGATATTGCAGCATTAGAACTTTATCTGCCCCTCATCGTAGGCGCATCAGTCGTATTAGTTCCCCGTGAAATTGCCATAGATGGCAACAGGCTCTTACCCCAGTTATTAGAATCTGGAGCCACAGTGATGCAGGCAACCCCTGCTACTTGGAAAATGCTATTAATGGCAGGTTTAGCCAATCACAAGCTGGACGCGAAATTATTGTCTGGAGGTGAAGCTTTACCTGCCCAATTGGCGGATCAACTCCGAGAGATAGCTAAGGAAGTCTGGAATCTTTATGGTCCTACGGAAACGACAATCTGGTCAACCATTTATAAGGTAGGCGATCGGCTAAAGCCAACAGAAGAGAGTTCGGTGATTACACCCATTGGTTGTCCCATTGGTAATACCGAAATTTATATCCTAGACAGTTATCACCAACCTACCCCTATTGGTGTACCGGGGGAACTCCATATCGGTGGAGTCGGTTTGGCTCGTGGCTATCTTAACCGCCCCGAATTAACTCAAGAGAAATTTATTCCTAACCCTTTTGAGGGTTTGCACATTCACAATCAAAGCTCAAGATTGTATAAAACCGGCGATTTAGCTCGATATTTACCGGATGGAACTATTGATTATCTAGGTCGAATAGATAACCAAGTCAAGATTCGAGGGTTCCGTATTGAACTCGGAGAAATTGAATCAACCTTGACTCAGCACCCAGAGGTGCAAGAAGCAGTCGTCATTACCGATCGCGATCGCTTGAGTGACAAGCCCTTGATCGCCTATATTGTTCCCAACTTCCAAGGTCAAGACCCAAGTTCTCGTGACTCTATCAATCAAGCTCACCGCGATCGCATATTACAATGGCAACAACTCAGGAATAATATCTATCAACAGACCACCATTGATGGAGCCTCAAATTTCAACCCTCTGATTTGGAGAGATAGTTATACTGGTCAGCCCATCCCTGAACAAGAGATGTCTCAATGGTTAAATTATACCATTGAGCGCATCCTCGATTTCAAACCCGATCGCATCCTAGAGATCGGTTGTGGTACGGGTCTGTTGCTCTTTAAGATTGCTCCCCACACTTCCAACTATTGTGCTACCGATATTTCCGACAAAGCGATTTCTTATATTGAACAGCACTTGGAAACCCTAGAGGGCAATGGGTCTCATGTTAAACTCTACAACCAACCTGCCCATGATTTTCAATCCGTGGAGCAAGAATCCTTCGATGCTGTAATCCTTAACTCAGTTATCCAATATTTTCCCAGTATTGAATACTTAGTAGAAGTATTAGAAAATGCAATCAAATTAGTCGAACCTGGGGGTCAAATCTTTATCGGAGATGTGCGAAGTCTACGACTACTAGAAACCTTCCATACTGATATATTATTGAGCCAAGCTGCTGACGATCTAACCCTAGAAGATTTATGGGATCGAGTACAAAAAAAATTAAAAGAAGAAGAGGAATTGGTAATCGATCCAACCTTTTTCCAAGCGCTACAGCAGCATTTACCCCAGATTAGTCAGGTAGAGATTCAACTCAAGCGCGGTCGTACCCATAATGAAATGACCACGTTTCGCTATGATGTGATTCTTCATATAGAAAAGGACGTTTTGTCCTCCAGTAGCGGCCCTCAATTGCTCAATTGGCAACAGGAGCAACTAACCTTACCCTCTATCGAGCACATTTTGGCACAAAAGCAGCCAGAGATGCTGATCGTCAAAAATGTTCCCAATGCACGCCTCCAATCTCCAATCAAGCTCAAGCAACTCTTGACCAGAAAAGATCAATTGATTAAGGTCGGAGAACTCCGAAAAACCTTAGAAAAAAACACTCTAGAAACAGGAATAGATCCTGAAGATTTTTGGAGCTTGAGTGATGAGTTAGATTATCGCATCTACATTACGTGGTCAGATCTTGAGACCCCTGATTGCTATGATGTTATATGTTGGAAAAAATCATCAGCACTAATTGAGAATCGATTCCCGTCCATACCGAGAGAAAAGTGCGAGCCAAAATCTTGGACACTTTACGGCAACAATCCTTTACAACAGAATTTATCTCAGCAGCTCGTTCCTAAACTACGAACTTTTCTGGAAAAGCTTCTACCTCAGTATATGGTTCCCTCAGCTTTTGTACTGTTAGAGTCTCTGCCCTTGACCCCCAACGGCAAAGTAGACCGTAAAAAATTCCCCAGCTCCAAGATAAACAATCGGTCTTATACTGAATATGTCGTCCCCAAATCGGAAATAGAACAACAGATTGCTAAAGTTTGGCAAGATGTGCTTCAACTGGAAAAAGTAGGAATTTATGATAATTTTTTTGAAGTGGGAGGAAATTCCTTGCTATTGATACAAGTAAGTGCTATACTTCAAGAAATATTTAAGACCAAACTCCAAGTAGTCGATCTTTTAAAATATCCAACAATTTATCATTTGAGTCAGTATATAAAAGGTGAAAGTATTAGCGATTATGACTCGAAGAAAGCCCGCAATATTCGTAATACCAACTTAAAAGAAGGTAAAAATATGATGAAACAAAGACTAGAACGGAGACAAGAGCATCGTTCTCGACCTCAGTCTAAGGATTAA
- a CDS encoding type I polyketide synthase, protein MEPTTKKEDLSLSKQMFLALKQAEAKLERMERSKSEAIAIIGIGCRFPGNANTPELFWDLLSKGQDAVREIPLERWDIESYYDPNPETPGKMYIRHAALVEQVDQFDPQFFGISGKEAHSLDPQQRFILEVTWEALERAGINPQDLENTQTGVFMGIGQNDYANLGLSQVEKISPYDATGNGFCFAAGRLSYFLGLQGPSMAIDTACSSSLVAIHEACQSLRQGESNLALAGGVQLILSPQVTTALSKLKALSPDGKCKTFDAAADGYGRGEGCGIMVLKRLSDALKDGDNIQAVIRGSAVNHDGPSSGLTVPNKLAQEKLIQQALKAAKLEPDRVSYVEAHGTGTSLGDPMEVRALSSVFGPGRDRQNPLHIASVKTNIGHLEAAAGIAGAIKVVLQLQHQKITPNLHFTNPSPYIDWENIPLKVPTQLTPWLSSGEKRVAGVSSFAISGTNAHIILEEAPKEDRHTSTPLSDQGKSEDDLKGSVHLLTLSAKTEQALEDVVSRYHNYLENHPELPLADICYTANAGRAHFNHRLGVIASEPKELTEKLVDWKTKKEVVGVYSGQLDGSSQSPKIAFLFTGQGSQYVNMGRKLYETQPSFRQALDRCDQILHAYLEVPLLEILYPKDAQNSTVLDQTAYTQPALFSIEYALAKLWESWGIKPNALMGHSVGEYVAATVAGVFSLEEGLKLIAMRGRLMQQLPPGGEMVSLLASESQVREAIGEDVSKVTIAAINGPESVVISGESGAIATLCSKLASQGIKTKPLQVSHAFHSPLMEPMLAEFEAVAQEVTYSQPRIPIISNVTGQKVGSDMATAQYWVNHVRQPVKFAQSMNTLKEQGYELFLEIGPKPILLGMGRQCLPEDVGVWLPSLRPGVDEWQQLLSSLGQLYVRGTQVDWSGFNPDYRYQKVILPTYPFQRERYWVETGSSQAISTPKLHPLINRKFQSPLSKDIFFESEFSTYALPFLADHRIYEKVVVPGANHISLLLGSASLTFAATRCQLEDILFPQALAIPEEGIRTVQVALTPQESDYSFQVISLDSSKESNSWAVHATGKIHPTHIESQQSIETIAEIQARCPQNIESTEIYQNLWDRQVQLRERFRWIDRVWLGEGEILCQMKVPETILDAKDYQIHPALIDSCFQSVAALNLSLSEDQTETFVPFNIKRFTFYQRPENGSLWCYTRGLKEGESEDKLLKAEIQLFDQTGKLVAEVNGFEGRKATPETLLKSLDSDLSDWYYEISWEAQPLTETAQSSENAGQWLVFALTDQFTESIGQYLQARGQNYIGISPGSDYQQLDAQHYQINPTVAEHFRKLLQENSDIKGILHLWGINETEDLQIAQELGCATALHLVQALTEAGLSHALPMWLVTQGTQKIWDEAEVVQPQQGSLWGLGRVIRLEHPELKCCRIDLDPKSSLSEMLPSLVDELLAKSNEDQIAIRQGIRYVARLIRQQKPQISSEENLGLERQPLELKLSEYGLIDNLNWQVMQRRSPQANEVEIEVKAAGLNFRDVLNSLGLLKDYYAQVLGITDVAQLNFGLECVGVIASVGDNVSQWQVGDEVMAIVHNGFSSFVTTPAELVMAKPKHLSFTEAATLPLTFATAYYGLQYLAKIQPGDRVLIHAAAGGVGQAAVQIALQLGAEVFATASPPKWEFLKSMGVKHIMNSRTLEFADEIMSLTGGKGVDIVLNSLNGDFIDRSFAVLGNKGRFVEIGKIGIWDKQKVMETRPDAEYLPFDIGVTIQQQPGLIAEFSEALNQQCSSGTLKPLSYKVFPSTQVQAAFRYMQQGKHIGKVVVSLPETGEDKTSIKPDASYLITGGLGALGLEVAQWMVSEGAKHIVLTGRRSPNETAQNAIEQLEAAGASVSVLLGDISTQESVMNILEEISTSLPPLKGVIHAAGVLDDGVLQKMSWEKFMNVMAPKMSGTWYLHELTQNLPLDFFVCFSSMASMLGNFGQGNYAAANGFMDAIAHYRQGQGLPGLSINWGAWATAGMAARLAREHQNRMHSSGVVAIKPELGMQALGSLLSGSQSQVGVFPVNWQEFFRQMPGLAKLPFLEAFTTKSGEPDQNSRILEQLDLASDREQETVLTAYLQTKIAHIMGMTVSQIELQKSLTMMGLDSLMAVELRNQVQTELLVDIPATRFMEGITIELLATEIQQQRIQTDNQPRIESSKEEQPDENKESNWIEVEL, encoded by the coding sequence ATGGAACCGACTACCAAAAAAGAGGATCTCTCATTATCCAAACAGATGTTTTTAGCTTTAAAACAAGCTGAAGCTAAATTGGAGAGGATGGAGCGCTCAAAAAGTGAGGCGATCGCAATTATCGGTATCGGTTGTCGGTTTCCTGGAAATGCCAACACACCAGAGCTATTCTGGGACTTGTTATCAAAGGGTCAAGACGCGGTTAGAGAGATTCCCTTAGAACGTTGGGATATAGAGTCTTACTATGACCCCAACCCTGAGACTCCAGGGAAAATGTATATCCGGCACGCAGCATTAGTGGAGCAGGTCGATCAGTTCGATCCGCAATTTTTTGGTATCTCTGGCAAAGAAGCACACAGCCTTGACCCACAGCAACGTTTTATTTTAGAAGTAACTTGGGAAGCTCTAGAAAGAGCGGGTATTAATCCCCAGGACTTAGAAAACACTCAGACTGGAGTGTTTATGGGGATCGGTCAAAATGATTATGCGAACTTGGGGTTGAGCCAAGTTGAAAAGATTAGCCCTTACGATGCAACCGGAAATGGATTTTGTTTTGCAGCCGGTCGGTTATCTTACTTTTTAGGGTTGCAAGGCCCCTCCATGGCAATAGATACAGCGTGTTCATCCTCTTTGGTCGCTATCCATGAAGCTTGTCAGAGTCTGCGTCAGGGTGAGTCTAATCTAGCTTTAGCTGGAGGGGTTCAACTGATTCTCTCTCCTCAAGTGACCACTGCACTCTCAAAATTAAAGGCTCTATCACCCGATGGCAAGTGCAAAACGTTTGATGCTGCTGCTGATGGTTATGGTCGGGGAGAGGGATGTGGCATCATGGTGCTGAAGCGTTTGTCGGATGCACTCAAGGATGGGGACAATATCCAGGCAGTCATTCGGGGTTCAGCCGTTAATCATGATGGGCCGAGTAGCGGACTGACTGTACCGAATAAACTCGCTCAGGAAAAACTGATTCAGCAAGCTCTGAAAGCAGCTAAATTAGAACCGGATCGCGTGAGCTATGTGGAAGCACATGGTACAGGAACGTCCCTGGGAGACCCGATGGAAGTGAGAGCATTAAGTAGCGTGTTTGGGCCGGGACGAGATCGCCAAAACCCATTGCACATTGCTTCAGTTAAAACCAATATCGGTCATCTAGAAGCTGCTGCTGGAATTGCTGGTGCGATCAAGGTCGTTTTGCAACTACAACATCAAAAAATTACCCCTAATCTGCATTTTACTAATCCTAGTCCCTATATTGATTGGGAGAATATACCTTTAAAAGTTCCAACTCAACTGACCCCTTGGCTCTCATCAGGGGAGAAAAGAGTAGCAGGCGTAAGTTCTTTTGCGATTAGTGGTACCAATGCTCATATTATTTTAGAAGAAGCACCCAAAGAAGACAGGCACACTTCGACTCCGCTCAGTGACCAAGGCAAGAGTGAAGATGACTTGAAAGGTTCGGTTCATCTCTTAACTCTCTCAGCTAAAACAGAACAAGCGTTAGAAGATGTAGTCAGTCGTTATCACAACTATTTAGAAAATCATCCAGAGTTACCCCTAGCAGATATTTGTTATACAGCTAATGCAGGCAGAGCGCATTTTAATCATCGACTCGGTGTTATTGCTTCTGAGCCAAAGGAATTAACAGAAAAACTGGTGGACTGGAAAACGAAGAAAGAAGTCGTAGGGGTATATTCTGGACAACTCGATGGAAGTAGCCAAAGTCCAAAAATAGCGTTCCTCTTCACAGGTCAAGGTTCCCAATATGTGAATATGGGAAGGAAACTGTATGAAACTCAGCCAAGTTTCCGTCAAGCTTTAGACCGATGCGACCAAATTTTACACGCCTATCTAGAAGTCCCTCTATTAGAAATTCTCTACCCTAAAGATGCACAAAACTCAACGGTATTAGACCAAACCGCTTATACTCAACCGGCTTTGTTTTCTATAGAATACGCCCTAGCCAAGTTATGGGAATCTTGGGGAATTAAACCCAATGCGCTCATGGGTCATAGTGTGGGCGAATATGTGGCAGCAACTGTAGCAGGAGTATTCAGTTTAGAAGAGGGTCTCAAATTAATTGCTATGCGGGGAAGGTTGATGCAACAGTTACCTCCGGGTGGTGAAATGGTGTCTTTGTTAGCATCAGAATCTCAAGTCAGAGAAGCTATAGGTGAGGATGTTTCCAAAGTAACAATTGCAGCTATAAATGGGCCGGAGAGTGTCGTAATTTCCGGGGAGAGTGGGGCGATCGCCACCCTTTGCAGTAAATTAGCCTCACAAGGTATTAAAACCAAGCCGTTACAAGTATCCCATGCTTTCCATTCCCCATTGATGGAGCCAATGTTAGCAGAGTTTGAAGCAGTCGCTCAGGAAGTCACCTATAGTCAGCCTCGGATACCCATCATCTCCAATGTCACCGGTCAAAAAGTAGGTTCAGACATGGCTACAGCTCAATATTGGGTCAATCATGTCCGACAACCCGTAAAATTTGCCCAGAGTATGAACACTCTAAAGGAGCAAGGGTATGAATTATTCCTAGAAATTGGTCCTAAACCCATATTACTGGGAATGGGTCGTCAATGTTTACCAGAAGATGTAGGAGTCTGGTTACCTTCTCTACGTCCTGGAGTGGATGAATGGCAACAGCTCCTCTCAAGTTTAGGACAGTTATATGTACGGGGGACTCAAGTAGACTGGTCAGGGTTTAACCCAGATTATCGCTACCAGAAAGTAATCTTGCCCACTTATCCATTTCAGCGGGAAAGGTATTGGGTAGAAACCGGAAGTTCTCAAGCTATCTCTACACCTAAACTTCATCCTCTAATTAATCGGAAATTTCAATCTCCGTTATCAAAAGATATCTTTTTTGAGTCCGAATTTAGCACCTATGCTCTACCCTTTTTAGCCGATCACCGAATCTATGAAAAAGTAGTTGTGCCTGGTGCCAACCACATTTCCCTATTGTTAGGAAGTGCCTCTCTAACCTTTGCTGCAACTAGATGTCAACTGGAGGATATTCTGTTCCCCCAAGCCTTAGCGATTCCCGAAGAAGGAATCCGAACGGTTCAGGTCGCCTTAACTCCACAGGAGAGCGACTATTCATTTCAAGTGATTAGTTTAGATAGCTCTAAGGAGAGTAATTCTTGGGCTGTTCATGCTACCGGGAAAATCCATCCGACCCATATTGAGTCGCAGCAGTCTATAGAAACCATCGCCGAAATTCAAGCTCGTTGTCCTCAAAACATTGAAAGCACAGAAATTTACCAGAATCTATGGGATAGACAGGTTCAATTAAGGGAGCGTTTTAGATGGATCGATCGAGTCTGGTTAGGAGAAGGGGAAATCCTGTGCCAAATGAAAGTACCAGAGACGATCTTAGATGCAAAAGATTATCAAATACATCCCGCATTAATTGACTCCTGCTTTCAGTCAGTGGCTGCACTTAACCTCAGTCTTTCTGAGGATCAAACTGAAACGTTTGTTCCGTTCAATATCAAGAGATTTACGTTTTATCAGCGCCCTGAGAACGGTTCGCTTTGGTGTTATACCCGTGGATTGAAAGAAGGAGAATCAGAGGATAAACTGCTCAAAGCCGAAATACAATTATTTGACCAAACGGGGAAATTAGTAGCTGAAGTCAATGGTTTTGAGGGTAGGAAAGCAACACCGGAAACCTTACTCAAGAGTCTAGATTCCGATTTAAGTGATTGGTATTATGAAATTAGCTGGGAAGCTCAACCTTTAACCGAAACTGCACAATCTAGTGAAAATGCTGGTCAATGGTTAGTCTTTGCATTGACCGATCAATTTACAGAGTCTATAGGGCAGTATTTACAAGCAAGAGGACAGAACTATATCGGGATATCCCCAGGCTCAGATTATCAGCAGCTAGATGCTCAACATTATCAAATTAATCCCACTGTTGCCGAACACTTCCGCAAACTGCTGCAAGAGAATTCTGACATTAAAGGTATTTTGCACTTATGGGGTATCAATGAAACTGAGGATTTACAAATAGCTCAAGAACTCGGTTGTGCAACAGCTCTACATTTAGTGCAAGCTTTAACGGAAGCTGGACTCAGTCATGCCCTACCGATGTGGTTAGTGACTCAAGGGACTCAGAAGATATGGGACGAAGCAGAAGTAGTCCAACCCCAACAAGGAAGTTTATGGGGACTAGGGCGTGTAATTCGTCTAGAACACCCAGAATTAAAATGTTGCCGAATAGATTTAGACCCCAAATCGAGTCTTTCTGAAATGCTCCCTAGTTTAGTCGATGAACTCTTGGCGAAGAGTAATGAAGACCAGATTGCAATTCGTCAGGGAATTCGTTATGTAGCTCGCTTAATCCGACAACAAAAACCGCAAATTAGCTCAGAAGAAAACTTAGGATTAGAACGTCAACCCCTAGAGTTGAAGTTGTCTGAATATGGACTGATAGATAACCTCAACTGGCAGGTCATGCAGCGCCGTTCTCCACAAGCAAATGAAGTAGAGATTGAAGTCAAAGCCGCAGGTTTAAACTTCCGAGATGTACTCAATTCTTTGGGTTTACTGAAAGACTATTATGCTCAGGTATTGGGGATTACTGACGTAGCTCAACTTAACTTTGGCTTAGAATGTGTCGGTGTTATTGCCTCTGTGGGAGACAATGTGTCTCAGTGGCAGGTGGGAGATGAAGTCATGGCGATCGTTCACAATGGCTTTAGTAGTTTTGTTACTACTCCTGCTGAGTTAGTTATGGCTAAACCGAAACATCTGAGCTTTACGGAAGCAGCCACCTTACCCTTAACTTTTGCTACAGCTTACTATGGATTACAATACTTAGCTAAAATTCAGCCCGGCGATCGCGTATTAATTCATGCTGCGGCAGGAGGGGTAGGGCAAGCGGCAGTTCAAATTGCACTCCAACTAGGAGCGGAAGTCTTTGCTACAGCGAGTCCTCCCAAGTGGGAGTTTCTCAAGTCTATGGGGGTCAAACACATCATGAATTCCCGGACTTTAGAGTTTGCCGATGAAATAATGAGTCTTACTGGGGGGAAAGGTGTAGATATCGTCTTAAATAGTCTGAATGGGGACTTCATTGATCGGAGTTTTGCGGTTTTAGGGAACAAAGGACGATTTGTAGAAATTGGCAAAATCGGAATTTGGGACAAACAAAAGGTAATGGAGACGCGGCCAGATGCTGAATACTTGCCTTTTGATATTGGAGTGACGATCCAACAACAACCCGGTTTAATTGCGGAATTTTCAGAAGCATTAAACCAACAATGTTCATCAGGAACACTGAAGCCATTGTCTTATAAAGTATTCCCCAGTACACAAGTGCAAGCGGCTTTCCGATATATGCAACAGGGTAAGCATATCGGGAAAGTGGTTGTTTCTCTGCCAGAAACTGGAGAAGACAAAACATCGATCAAACCAGACGCAAGTTATCTAATTACAGGAGGTTTAGGGGCTTTAGGTTTGGAAGTCGCCCAATGGATGGTATCCGAAGGAGCCAAGCATATCGTATTAACGGGGCGAAGAAGTCCGAATGAAACGGCACAAAACGCGATCGAGCAGTTAGAAGCAGCAGGAGCATCGGTCAGTGTTTTATTAGGGGATATTTCTACTCAAGAGTCTGTAATGAACATCTTAGAAGAAATATCGACTTCGCTACCTCCGCTCAAAGGAGTGATTCATGCTGCTGGGGTGTTGGATGATGGGGTATTACAAAAGATGAGCTGGGAGAAATTTATGAACGTGATGGCTCCCAAGATGTCAGGAACCTGGTATTTACATGAACTGACTCAGAATTTACCTTTAGATTTCTTTGTGTGTTTCTCGTCAATGGCTTCGATGTTGGGCAATTTTGGCCAAGGCAATTATGCTGCGGCGAATGGTTTTATGGATGCAATCGCTCACTATCGCCAAGGTCAGGGTTTACCCGGATTGAGTATTAACTGGGGAGCCTGGGCAACAGCAGGAATGGCGGCTCGTTTGGCCAGGGAACATCAAAATCGAATGCACAGTAGCGGAGTAGTGGCAATTAAACCGGAATTAGGAATGCAAGCATTGGGTTCATTGTTGTCAGGATCTCAAAGCCAAGTCGGGGTGTTTCCGGTGAATTGGCAGGAGTTTTTTAGACAGATGCCAGGATTGGCAAAACTCCCATTTTTAGAAGCGTTTACCACAAAATCAGGAGAACCGGATCAGAACTCTCGGATTTTAGAACAGCTCGATCTTGCTTCCGATCGTGAACAAGAAACAGTATTGACCGCTTATCTCCAAACCAAAATTGCTCATATTATGGGGATGACGGTTTCTCAAATAGAGTTACAAAAATCTCTAACTATGATGGGACTTGATTCATTGATGGCTGTGGAATTGCGAAATCAGGTTCAAACTGAGCTTTTAGTCGATATTCCAGCGACCCGATTTATGGAAGGAATTACGATTGAGCTTCTAGCAACTGAGATTCAGCAACAACGGATTCAAACAGATAACCAGCCAAGGATTGAATCGAGTAAGGAAGAGCAACCGGATGAAAATAAAGAGAGTAATTGGATAGAGGTGGAACTATGA